The nucleotide sequence CATCCTCAATTGTCAATCCTGCAGATCCAAGAAGAAGTGGCAAAGTATTATCACATCCAATTGAAAGATCTCAAAGGAAAGAAACGCGTCAAATCTATTGTTGTTCCTAGACAAATCGCTATGTATTTGGCACGTGAGCTCACAGATAATTCTTTACCGAAAATCGGAGCTGAATTCGGTGGCAAGGATCATACAACGGTTATCCATGCTCATGAAAAAATCCAGCAGCTGATGGATTCTAGTGTCAGTATGCAAAATGAAGTATCAGAAATCAAAAACTTTTTACTAAATTAATTTGTCGATTCTATCAACTGAAAATAGCATGTGGATAAAAGAAAAAAACGTTCAAAAGTTATACACACTTTTTCCACAGCTGTTTTTTCGTTTCTCTCTTACGTTTTTTGAGTTTTCCACAGAATCAACATGCCCTATTACTTTTATTATTCTTTTTAACTAATAATAAATAAACAAACATTCAAAGGAGATACATCATGAAAGTTACTTTAAACCGAGCTAGCTTTATGCAGGAATTGCAAACTGTTCAACGAGCTATTTCAAGCAAAACCACGATCCCTATTTTGACAGGTGTAAAAATCACACTGACACAAGAAGGTTTGACTTTGACGGGGAGCAACGCTGATATATCAATTGAAACTTTTTTGTCTGTTGAAAACGAAAAAGCAAATATGCAAATCGAATCTACTGGTTCCATTGTTTTACAAGCACGTTTCTTTAGCGAAATCATTCGGAGACTTCCTGAAGAAACATTTACTTTAGAAGTTTTAGAAAATAAACAAGTAGCGATCACTTCTGGAAAAGCGAATTTTATCGTAAATGGATTAGATGCAGATAACTATCCTCATCTTCCTGTTGTCGAAAGCCATAACCAGATGAAATTACCTGTACACGTATTGACTAAACTAATCAACGAAACAGTTTTTGCTGTCTCACAACATGAGAGTCGTCCAATCTTGACAGGTGTGCATTTCATTTTATCTGATAATTCTTTATTAGCTGTAGCTACTGATTCTCACCGTCTAAGTCAACGCGTGATTCCAGTAGAACAAGCGGCTGATCATTTTGATATTGTTATTCCTGGAAAAAGTTTGATCGAATTATCTCGCTCATTAACAAATGAAGAAGAAATCGTCGAAATCAGCATTATGGAAAACCAAGTGTTGTTCAAAACAGAAACGATGTATTTCTATTCCCGTTTGCTAGAAGGAAACTATCCAGATACCAATCGTTTGATTCCTTCAAGTTTTAATACAGAGGTTGAATTTTCTGTTCCTAGCTTTTTAGCGGCGATCGAACGGGCTTCTTTACTTTCTCATGAAGGCCGTAACAACATCGTTCGTTTATCTATTCGTCCAGATGCGGTTGTTTTATACGGAAATTCGCCAGAAATCGGGAAAGTAGAAGAAAGCTTGAGTTATACAGCAAGCAGTGGCGATCCATTAGATATTTCTTTCAATCCGGATTATATGAAAGCAGCGTTGCGTGCATTTGGAGATATGAGCATCAAAGTGAAATTTATCTCTGCTATTCGTCCATTTACATTGGAACCAACGGAAGATGGCGTTCAATTTATTCAGCTGATTACTCCTGTACGTACAAATTAACAATGATTTTCAATGTTCTTGAAAATTTAATTGAAAAGAAATAGAAAAAATAAAATTTTAAACAGAAGGCCCTAAAATCTCTTTTAAGGCTTTCTGTTTATTTTTGTTTAAATCACCTTTTTTAGATTAAATCGTCTTATATGGAAAAATATATGGATAAATTTGTTTTATTGCGAAAAAAAAGGTATAATAGAGTATACTTTTAATAATGAAAATGAGGGATGGGCATTGAAACAACAAGTCATTCTAAATACGGAATTCATGACGTTGGGCCAAATGTTGAAAGAAGTCACAGTTATCGGTAGTGGCGGACAAGCAAAATGGTATTTGGCAGAAAACACTGTGTTAGTCGATGGCGAACCAGAAAATCGTCGTGGACGCAAACTTTATCCCGGCATGATGGTTGAAGTTCCAGAAGTAGGAACTTTTTTTATGGTAAAAAAAGGAAACGACGATAATGAGGCTGAATAAGCTGTATTTAAAAAATTATCGAAATTACGAAGAGCTGAACATCGAATTTTCCAAGAACCTCGTCATCTTTTTAGGAGAAAATGCGCAAGGAAAAACGAATCTTTTGGAAAGTATCTACGTATTAGCTATGACGCGAAGTCATCGGACAAGTAGTGAGCAGGAATTGATTGGCTGGACTGACGATCAGGCGATGATTCAAGGAGAGATCACAAAAGGTTCATCCACTCTTCCATTAGAAATCTTATTATCTAAAAAAGGCCGAAAAACCAAGATCAACCATATCGAACAGAAAAAGTTAAGTACTTACGTGGGACAAATGAATGTCATTTTATTTGCACCAGAAGATCTTTCTTTAGTAAAAGGCAGCCCGCAGATCAGGCGGAAGTTTTTAGATATGGAATTAGGCCAGATCAATCCAATCTATCTTTATGATCTTGTCCAATACCAAGCAATTTTGAAACAAAGAAACCAGTACTTGAAGCAATTGAATGAAAAAAAACAAACTGATTTGCTTTATTTGGATATTTTGTCCGAACAACTAGCAGCGTTTGGCAGCAAAGTATTGAAAGCAAGAGCACAGTTCGTCAAGCGATTGGAGTTTTGGGCTAATTCTTTGCATCAGCAAATCACCCATCAAAAAGAGCAGCTGGAAATCGAGTATCTCACCGCAGTCGATTCTTTAGAAACACATACGCAAGAGCAAATCCAAGAACAATTTCTCGCACTTTTGAACCAAAATAAAAAGAAAGACCTTTTTCGGGGAACAACGACAGTTGGTCCTCATCGTGACGATCTTTCCTTTTTTATTAATCAGAAAAATGTGCAGACTTATGGATCGCAAGGACAGCAAAGAACAACTGCACTAAGTGTCAAATTAGCAGAAATCGATTTGATTAAAGAAGAGACAGGGGAATATCCAATCCTTTTGTTAGATGATGTGATGAGCGAGCTGGATGCTAATCGTCAACTCCATCTGCTAGAAACAATCGAAGGAAAAGTTCAAACGTTCTTAACAACAACGACACTTGACCATGTAAAAAATAAAATGACTGTTGAACCTGAGATTTTTTATGTTCAACAAGGGAAACTAAAAGGAGAAGAAACTGAATGACAGAAGAAAGAAGTTTAGTAGAACGCGCTAAAGAGTATGATGCCAGTCAGATTCAAGTACTTGAAGGACTTGAAGCCGTTCGTAAACGACCTGGCATGTATATCGGTTCGACTAGTTCTGAGGGTCTGCATCACCTTGTTTGGGAAATTGTCGATAATTCGATCGATGAAGTATTAGCAGGTTTTGCAACGAAAATCCATGTGATTATTGAAAAAGACAACAGTATCACCGTTATTGACGACGGTCGGGGGATACCTGTAGATATCCAGGCAAAAACTGGACGTCCTGCAGTTGAAACGGTCTTTACTGTTTTACATGCTGGAGGAAAATTCGGCGGTGGTGGGTACAAAGTTTCTGGTGGACTTCACGGAGTAGGATCTTCTGTTGTAAACGCGCTTTCTACACAGCTTGATGTCAAAGTATACAAAGAAGGAAATGTGTACTATCAAGAATATCGTCGTGGAGCTGTAGTGGACGACTTAAAGATTATCGAACAAACGGATCGCCATGGAACAACGGTTCACTTTACGCCAGACCCTGAAATTTTTACAGAGACAACTGAGTTTGATTTTTCAAAATTGGCTACCCGGATCCGTGAACTTGCTTTCTTGAACCGCGGGATGCGTATATCGATTGAAGACAAACGAGAAGAAGAACCAGTCATCAATGAATACCATTATGACGGCGGGATCAAAAGTTATGTCGAATACTTGAATGCAAACAAAACCGTGATTTTTCCAGAACCTGTATATTTGGAAGGTGAACAGCAAGATATCGCAGTTGAAGTCTCTATGCAATATACAGACGGCTACCATTCCAATATCATGAGTTTTGCCAACAATATCCATACGTATGAAGGTGGAACACATGAATCAGGATTCAAGACTGCTTTAACTCGTGTGATAAATGATTATGCCCGAAAACAAAAGCTGATGAAAGAAAATGACGACAACTTGACCGGTGAAGACGTGCGAGAAGGATTGACAGCTGTTATTTCTATCAAGCATCCTGACCCTCAATTCGAAGGACAAACAAAAACAAAATTGGGCAATTCCGAAGTACGGACAGTCACTGATCGGTTATTTAGCGAACATTTCATGAAATTCTTGCTGGAAAACCCAAGTGTGGGCCGGCAAATTGTTGAAAAAGGATTACTAGCTTCCAGAGCTCGTCTAGCAGCGAAACGTGCGCGTGAAGTAACGAGACGTAAAGGTGCTTTAGAGATTAGTAATCTGCCAGGAAAATTAGCGGACTGCTCTAGCAACGATCCTGAAAAATGCGAATTGTTCATCGTCGAAGGAGATTCGGCCGGCGGATCAGCTAAGCAAGGTCGTAATCGAGAGTTTCAAGCCATCTTGCCTATTCGTGGGAAAATCTTGAATGTTGAAAAAGCAAGCATGGACAAGATCTTGGCAAATGAAGAGATCCGGTCTTTATTTACTGCTATGGGTACAGGGTTTGGAGAAGATTTTGATGTATCGAAAGCTCGCTACCACAAATTAGTTATCATGACTGATGCCGATGTCGACGGCGCGCATATCCGTACATTGCTGCTGACTCTTTTTTATCGTTACATGCGTCCTATTGTTGAAGCTGGATACGTCTATATTGCTCAGCCACCTTTATACGGGGTAAAACAAGGGAAGAATATTACGTATGTACAACCAGGAAAAAATGCAGAAGAAGAGTTGAAACAAGTCGTTGCTTCACTTCCTGCCTCACCAAAACCAAGCGTTCAGCGTTATAAAGGACTTGGAGAAATGGATGATCATCAACTATGGGAAACAACTATGGACCCAAGCAATCGGATGATGGCCCGCGTCAGTGTGGACGATGCTATTGCAGCAGATCAGATATTTGAAATGTTGATGGGGGATCGAGTAGAACCCCGTCGTGCATTCATCGAGGAAAATGCACACTATGTGAAGAACTTAGATATTTAATCATGAAGGAGGAAAAAGAATGAGTGAAGAAATCAGAGAAAACATCCATGATGTCAATCTAACCAGCGAAATGAAAGACTCCTTCATCGATTATGCGATGAGTGTTATTGTCGCACGTGCACTTCCTGATGTCAGAGATGGTCTGAAACCCGTTCATCGCCGTATTTTATACGGCATGAACGAATTAGGTGTAACACCGGATAAAGCCCATAAAAAATCTGCCAGAATCGTCGGAGATGTCATGGGTAAATACCATCCTCATGGAGACAGTGCGATCTATGAGTCAATGGTACGGATGGCACAGCCATTCAGCTACCGTTATATGCTAGTGGATGGTCATGGAAACTTTGGTTCTGTTGACGGTGACGGTGCCGCCGCTATGCGTTATACCGAAGCACGGATGAGCAAAATCGCTACAGAAATGCTGCGTGATATCAATAAGAACACTGTTGATTTCCAAAGCAACTATGATGATACAGAAAAAGAACCAGTTGTACTACCTGCTCGCTTCCCGAATCTTTTAGTGAACGGAACAACGGGGATCGCCGTAGGTATGGCCACGAATATCCCACCTCATAACTTGTCTGAGGTAGTAGCGGCTATCGATTTGCTGATGGATAATCCTGATGTGACGACCAATGAATTGATGGAAGTATTACCTGGACCAGATTTTCCAACAGGTGGTTTGGTTATGGGGAAATCAGGAATCCGAAGAGCGTATGAAACAGGTAAGGGTTCTATTACCGTACGTGCAAAAGTTGAGATTACTGAGATGCCAAATGGTAAAGAACGGATCATCGTGACAGAATTGCCTTATATGGTCAATAAAGCAAAATTGATCGAACGGATTTCTGAACTGCACAGAGACAAGCGTATCGAAGGGATCACAGATTTGCGGGACGAATCTTCCCGTGAAGGTATGCGGATCGTCATTGACATCCGTCGTGACGCCAGCGCATCCGTTATCTTGAATAACTTATATAAATTGACATCCTTGCAAAATTCATTTGGATTCAATATGTTGGCGATCGAAAAAGGTGTGCCGAAAGTTTTGAGCTTGAAACAAATCCTTGAAAACTATATCGAACATCAACGCGAAGTCATCACACGACGGACGGTCTTTGAAAAAGAAAAAGCAGAAGCAAGAGCACACATCTTAGAAGGTTTGCGTATTGCTTTGGATCATATCGATGAAATCATTGCGATTATCCGCGGGTCTAAATCAGATGACGAGGCAAAAGCAACAATGATCGAACGGTTCGATTTATCCGATCGCCAGTCTCAAGCTATTTTAGATATGCGTTTACGCCGATTGACCGGTTTGGAACGGGAAAAAATCGAAAATGAATACCAAGAACTCTTAAAACTGATTGAAGATTTAACTGACATTCTGGCAAGACCAGAACGTGTTACAGAAATCATCAAGAATGAATTAGCAGACTTGAATCAACGATTTGGTGATAAACGACGCACAGAATTACTAGTCGGTGAGGTCTTAAGTCTGGAAGATGAAGATTTAATCGAAGAAGAAGAAATCGTTATTACATTGACAAACAATGGTTACATCAAACGTTTGGCAAATAATGAATTCAGAGCTCAACGAAGGGGTGGACGTGGTGTCCAAGGAATGGGTATCCACAATGACGACTTCGTCAAAAATCTGGTTTCTTGTTCTACCCATGATACATTGTTATTCTTTACGAATAACGGAAAAGTGTATCGGGCAAAAGGATACGAAATTCCAGAATACGGGCGTACAGCCAAAGGAATCCCAATCATCAATTTACTAGGTATCGATTCGAGTGAAAGCATCCAGGCAATCATTGCGGTGACGGGAGAAGCAGAAGAAGGCCACTATCTCTTCTTTACGACGCGTCAAGGTACAGTAAAACGTACTTCTGTCACTGCTTTTGCTAACATCCGAAGTAATGGTCTGATCGCAATTGGTTTGAAAGAAGACGATGAGCTCGTCAATGTGCTACTGACAGATGGTCAATCTAATATCATTATTGGAACACATAACGGCTACTCTGTCACTTTCAAAGAAGAAGCAGTCCGCGATATGGGACGTACAGCTTCCGGGGTCAGAGGGATACGCCTGCGTGAGGAAGATTATGTCGTTGGGGCAGCCTTAATGAAGGAATATCAAGAAGTATTAGTGATCACAGAAAAAGGTTACGGAAAACGGACAAAAGTATCGGAATATCCAGTGAAAGGCCGCGGAGGTAAAGGGATCAAAACGGCGAACATCACTGAAAAAAATGGTCCACTAGCTGGATTGACCACTGTTTCTGGAGATGAAGACATCATGCTGATTACAGATAAAGGTGTCATTATCCGTTTCAACGTATCGACTGTTTCTCAAACTGGACGTTCAACATTAGGCGTACGTTTGATGAAGATGGAAGCTGATACGAAAGTTGTCACGATGGCAGCAGTCGAACCAGAAGCTGCAGAACAAACAGTTGAAGAACAAGGATCAGAAGAATAACCATCAAGACTAAGTGTGTAAGCTAGCAAGAATAACCGATTAAAAAATCTGGTTATTCCTGCTGGCTTTTTTGATTAGTTGAATTTCTCTTAAAATATTCGAAACTGTTCATTCTGTATTGCTTTTGACCAAAATAGAGTGTATAATTAGAGCTTGTGAGTAGTCTAATTAATTAGATAACTCTCCTTGCTCTTAGGAACCTAAGAGCCGAA is from Enterococcus faecium and encodes:
- the dnaN gene encoding DNA polymerase III subunit beta, encoding MKVTLNRASFMQELQTVQRAISSKTTIPILTGVKITLTQEGLTLTGSNADISIETFLSVENEKANMQIESTGSIVLQARFFSEIIRRLPEETFTLEVLENKQVAITSGKANFIVNGLDADNYPHLPVVESHNQMKLPVHVLTKLINETVFAVSQHESRPILTGVHFILSDNSLLAVATDSHRLSQRVIPVEQAADHFDIVIPGKSLIELSRSLTNEEEIVEISIMENQVLFKTETMYFYSRLLEGNYPDTNRLIPSSFNTEVEFSVPSFLAAIERASLLSHEGRNNIVRLSIRPDAVVLYGNSPEIGKVEESLSYTASSGDPLDISFNPDYMKAALRAFGDMSIKVKFISAIRPFTLEPTEDGVQFIQLITPVRTN
- the yaaA gene encoding S4 domain-containing protein YaaA — its product is MKQQVILNTEFMTLGQMLKEVTVIGSGGQAKWYLAENTVLVDGEPENRRGRKLYPGMMVEVPEVGTFFMVKKGNDDNEAE
- the recF gene encoding DNA replication/repair protein RecF (All proteins in this family for which functions are known are DNA-binding proteins that assist the filamentation of RecA onto DNA for the initiation of recombination or recombinational repair.) — protein: MRLNKLYLKNYRNYEELNIEFSKNLVIFLGENAQGKTNLLESIYVLAMTRSHRTSSEQELIGWTDDQAMIQGEITKGSSTLPLEILLSKKGRKTKINHIEQKKLSTYVGQMNVILFAPEDLSLVKGSPQIRRKFLDMELGQINPIYLYDLVQYQAILKQRNQYLKQLNEKKQTDLLYLDILSEQLAAFGSKVLKARAQFVKRLEFWANSLHQQITHQKEQLEIEYLTAVDSLETHTQEQIQEQFLALLNQNKKKDLFRGTTTVGPHRDDLSFFINQKNVQTYGSQGQQRTTALSVKLAEIDLIKEETGEYPILLLDDVMSELDANRQLHLLETIEGKVQTFLTTTTLDHVKNKMTVEPEIFYVQQGKLKGEETE
- the gyrB gene encoding DNA topoisomerase (ATP-hydrolyzing) subunit B; the protein is MTEERSLVERAKEYDASQIQVLEGLEAVRKRPGMYIGSTSSEGLHHLVWEIVDNSIDEVLAGFATKIHVIIEKDNSITVIDDGRGIPVDIQAKTGRPAVETVFTVLHAGGKFGGGGYKVSGGLHGVGSSVVNALSTQLDVKVYKEGNVYYQEYRRGAVVDDLKIIEQTDRHGTTVHFTPDPEIFTETTEFDFSKLATRIRELAFLNRGMRISIEDKREEEPVINEYHYDGGIKSYVEYLNANKTVIFPEPVYLEGEQQDIAVEVSMQYTDGYHSNIMSFANNIHTYEGGTHESGFKTALTRVINDYARKQKLMKENDDNLTGEDVREGLTAVISIKHPDPQFEGQTKTKLGNSEVRTVTDRLFSEHFMKFLLENPSVGRQIVEKGLLASRARLAAKRAREVTRRKGALEISNLPGKLADCSSNDPEKCELFIVEGDSAGGSAKQGRNREFQAILPIRGKILNVEKASMDKILANEEIRSLFTAMGTGFGEDFDVSKARYHKLVIMTDADVDGAHIRTLLLTLFYRYMRPIVEAGYVYIAQPPLYGVKQGKNITYVQPGKNAEEELKQVVASLPASPKPSVQRYKGLGEMDDHQLWETTMDPSNRMMARVSVDDAIAADQIFEMLMGDRVEPRRAFIEENAHYVKNLDI
- the gyrA gene encoding DNA gyrase subunit A, whose protein sequence is MSEEIRENIHDVNLTSEMKDSFIDYAMSVIVARALPDVRDGLKPVHRRILYGMNELGVTPDKAHKKSARIVGDVMGKYHPHGDSAIYESMVRMAQPFSYRYMLVDGHGNFGSVDGDGAAAMRYTEARMSKIATEMLRDINKNTVDFQSNYDDTEKEPVVLPARFPNLLVNGTTGIAVGMATNIPPHNLSEVVAAIDLLMDNPDVTTNELMEVLPGPDFPTGGLVMGKSGIRRAYETGKGSITVRAKVEITEMPNGKERIIVTELPYMVNKAKLIERISELHRDKRIEGITDLRDESSREGMRIVIDIRRDASASVILNNLYKLTSLQNSFGFNMLAIEKGVPKVLSLKQILENYIEHQREVITRRTVFEKEKAEARAHILEGLRIALDHIDEIIAIIRGSKSDDEAKATMIERFDLSDRQSQAILDMRLRRLTGLEREKIENEYQELLKLIEDLTDILARPERVTEIIKNELADLNQRFGDKRRTELLVGEVLSLEDEDLIEEEEIVITLTNNGYIKRLANNEFRAQRRGGRGVQGMGIHNDDFVKNLVSCSTHDTLLFFTNNGKVYRAKGYEIPEYGRTAKGIPIINLLGIDSSESIQAIIAVTGEAEEGHYLFFTTRQGTVKRTSVTAFANIRSNGLIAIGLKEDDELVNVLLTDGQSNIIIGTHNGYSVTFKEEAVRDMGRTASGVRGIRLREEDYVVGAALMKEYQEVLVITEKGYGKRTKVSEYPVKGRGGKGIKTANITEKNGPLAGLTTVSGDEDIMLITDKGVIIRFNVSTVSQTGRSTLGVRLMKMEADTKVVTMAAVEPEAAEQTVEEQGSEE